The following coding sequences lie in one Desmodus rotundus isolate HL8 chromosome 1, HLdesRot8A.1, whole genome shotgun sequence genomic window:
- the LOC112298400 gene encoding mitochondrial Rho GTPase 2 isoform X6 — MRSSTLSRQKSCFGHPLAPQALEDVKMVVRKHVARGVRDDRLTLDGFLFLNTLFIQRGRHETTWTILRRFGYSDTLELSTDYLSPPLRVPPGCSTELNHFGYQFVQRVFEKHDQDHDGALSPEELEGLFTVFPEAPWGPQLLQEVPTKAGRLPLHGYLCKWTLVTYLDVRRCLEHLGYLGYPTLCKQDSQAHAITVTREKRLDQEKGQTQRNVLLCKVVGGRGVGKSAFLQAFLGHGLAHLDTRELHGTPVYAVNTVQVNGQEKYLILCEVNADSLLSTATDATCDVACLMFDGSDLQSFALCTRVYKRHYMDGQTPCLFVSSKADLPEGVSLPGLSPAEFCRRHRLPAPTLLSCASPGESSTAVFTQLATMAAFPYLVHGELHPTSFWLRLTLGVVGAAVAAVLSFSLYRVLLKGR, encoded by the exons ATGAGGAGCTCAACGCTTTCCAG GCAGAAATCCTGCTTTGGGCACCCCCTGGCGCCGCAGGCCCTGGAGGATGTGAAGATGGTGGTGCGCAAGCATGTGGCCAGGGGCGTGCGGGATGACCGGCTGACCCTGGACG GCTTCCTCTTCCTGAATACACTCTTCATCCAGCGCGGCCGCCACGAGACCACGTGGACCATCCTGCGGCGCTTTGGTTACAGTGACACACTGGAGCTGTCCACTGACTACCTCTCCCCTCC GCTCCGCGTGCCCCCTGGCTGCAGCACAGAGCTCAACCACTTTGGCTACCAGTTTGTGCAGAGGGTGTTTGAGAAACATGACCAG GACCATGATGGTGCCCTCTCGCCGGAGGAGCTGGAGGGCCTGTTCACTGTGTTCCCAGAAGCCCCCTGGGGCCCTCAGCTCTTGCAAGAGGTCCCAACCAAAGCAGGCCGGCTGCCCTTGCATGGGTACCTCTGCAAGTGGAC CCTGGTGACTTACCTGGATGTCCGGCGCTGTCTGGAGCACCTCGGCTACCTGGGCTACCCCACCCTCTGCAAGCAGGACTCGCAGGCCCATGCCATCACAG TCACCCGTGAGAAGAGGCTGGACCAGGAGAAGGGACAGACGCAAAGGAATGTCCTCCTTTGCAAGGTGGTGGGAGGCCGCGGAGTGGGCAAGTCTGCCTTCCTACAGGCCTTCCTCGGCCATGGCCTAGCG CATCTGGACACCAGGGAGCTCCACGGGACACCTGTCTACGCCGTCAACACGGTGCAGGTCAACGGGCAGGAGAAGTACCTCATC CTCTGTGAGGTGAATGCAGACAGCCTGCTGTCTACTGCGACTGATGCCACCTGTGATGTCGCCTGCTTGATGTTTGATGGCAGTGACCTCCAGTCCTTTGCACTCTGCACCCGTGTCTACAAG CGCCATTACATGGATGGGCAGACCCCCTGCCTCTTCGTCTCCTCCAAGGCTGACCTGCCTGAGGGTGTCTCACTGCCTGGCCTGTCTCCAGCTGAGTTCTGCCGCAGGCACCGGCTGCCTGCCCCCACTCTGCTGTCCTGTGCCAGCCCAGGAGAGTCCAGCACAGCTGTCTTCACCCAGCTTGCTACCATGGCCGCCTTCCC GTACCTGGTCCATGGGGAGCTGCACCCCACCTCCTTCTGGCTCCGGCTGACACTGGGGGTTGTCGGTGCTGCTGTTGCTGCCGTCCTCAGCTTTTCACTCTACAGGGTCCTGCTGAAGGGCCGCTGA
- the RHBDL1 gene encoding rhomboid-related protein 1 isoform X1, whose translation MDRSSLLQLIQEQQLDPENTGFIGADTFTGLVHSHELPLDPAKLDMLVALAQSNERGQVCYQELVDLISSKRSSSFKRAIANGQRALPRDGMLDEPGLGVYKRFVRYVAYEILPREVDRHWYFYRHRSCPPPVFMASVTLAQIIVFLCYGARLNKWVLQTYHPEYMKSPLVYHPGHRARAWRFLTYMFMHVGLEQLGFNALLQLMIGVPLEMVHGLLRISLLYLAGVLAGSLTVSITDMRAPVVGGSGGVYALCSAHLANVVMNWAGMRCPYKLLRMVLALVCMSSEVGRAVWLRFSPPLPASGPQPSFMAHLAGAVVGVSMGLTILRSYEERLRDQCGWWVVLLAYGTFLLFAIFWNIFAYDLLGAHIPPPP comes from the exons ATGGACAGAAGCTCGCTGCTGCAGCTTATACAGGAGCAG cagctggACCCTGAGAACACAGGCTTCATCGGTGCGGACACCTTCACTGGCTTGGTGCACAGCCATGAGCTACCCCTGGATCCAGCCAAGCTGGACATGCTGGTGGCCCTGGCCCAGAGCAACGAGCGGGGCCAGGTCTGCTACCAGGAGCTGGTGGACCTG atCAGCAGCAAGCGCTCCAGCAGCTTTAAACGGGCCATCGCCAATGGACAGCGGGCGCTGCCCCGGGACGGGATGCTAGATGAGCCAGGCCTGGGTGTCTATAAGCGGTTTGTGCGCTACGTGGCCTACGAGATCTTGCCCCGAGAGGTGGATCGCCATTGGTACTTCTACCGGCACCGAAGCTGCCCACCCCCTGTGTTTATGGCCTCCGTCACCCTGGCCCAG ATCATCGTGTTCCTGTGCTATGGGGCCCGCCTCAACAAGTGGGTGCTGCAGACCTACCACCCTGAGTACATGAAGAGCCCCCTTGTATACCACCCTGGCCACCGAGCCCGGGCCTGGCGCTTCCTCACCTACATGTTCATGCACGTCGG GCTGGAGCAGCTGGGGTTCAACGCACTCCTACAGCTAATGATTGGGGTGCCCCTGGAGATGGTGCACGGCCTGCTCCGCATCAGCCTGCTCTACCTGGCTGGCGTGCTGGCAG GTTCCCTGACTGTCTCCATTACTGATATGCGGGCCCCCGTGGTGGGGGGCTCTGGCGGAGTCTACGCCCTGTGCTCGGCACACCTGGCCAATGTCGTCATG AACTGGGCTGGGATGAGGTGTCCCTACAAGCTGCTGAGAATGGTGCTGGCCCTGGTGTGCA TGAGCTCCGAGGTGGGCCGGGCTGTGTGGCTGCGCttctccccaccactgcctgCCTCGGGCCCACAGCCCAGCTTCATGGCGCACCTGGCTGGTGCAGTGGTGGGGGTCAGCATGGGCCTGACCATCCTGCGCAGCTATGAGGAGCGCCTCCGGGACCAGTGCGGCTGGTGGGTGGTGCTGCTTGCCTATGGCACCTTCCTGCTCTTCGCCATCTTCTGGAATATCTTCGCCTATGACCTGCTGGGCGCCCACATCCCCCCACCACCCTGA
- the RHBDL1 gene encoding rhomboid-related protein 1 isoform X2, whose product MDRSSLLQLIQEQLDPENTGFIGADTFTGLVHSHELPLDPAKLDMLVALAQSNERGQVCYQELVDLISSKRSSSFKRAIANGQRALPRDGMLDEPGLGVYKRFVRYVAYEILPREVDRHWYFYRHRSCPPPVFMASVTLAQIIVFLCYGARLNKWVLQTYHPEYMKSPLVYHPGHRARAWRFLTYMFMHVGLEQLGFNALLQLMIGVPLEMVHGLLRISLLYLAGVLAGSLTVSITDMRAPVVGGSGGVYALCSAHLANVVMNWAGMRCPYKLLRMVLALVCMSSEVGRAVWLRFSPPLPASGPQPSFMAHLAGAVVGVSMGLTILRSYEERLRDQCGWWVVLLAYGTFLLFAIFWNIFAYDLLGAHIPPPP is encoded by the exons ATGGACAGAAGCTCGCTGCTGCAGCTTATACAGGAGCAG ctggACCCTGAGAACACAGGCTTCATCGGTGCGGACACCTTCACTGGCTTGGTGCACAGCCATGAGCTACCCCTGGATCCAGCCAAGCTGGACATGCTGGTGGCCCTGGCCCAGAGCAACGAGCGGGGCCAGGTCTGCTACCAGGAGCTGGTGGACCTG atCAGCAGCAAGCGCTCCAGCAGCTTTAAACGGGCCATCGCCAATGGACAGCGGGCGCTGCCCCGGGACGGGATGCTAGATGAGCCAGGCCTGGGTGTCTATAAGCGGTTTGTGCGCTACGTGGCCTACGAGATCTTGCCCCGAGAGGTGGATCGCCATTGGTACTTCTACCGGCACCGAAGCTGCCCACCCCCTGTGTTTATGGCCTCCGTCACCCTGGCCCAG ATCATCGTGTTCCTGTGCTATGGGGCCCGCCTCAACAAGTGGGTGCTGCAGACCTACCACCCTGAGTACATGAAGAGCCCCCTTGTATACCACCCTGGCCACCGAGCCCGGGCCTGGCGCTTCCTCACCTACATGTTCATGCACGTCGG GCTGGAGCAGCTGGGGTTCAACGCACTCCTACAGCTAATGATTGGGGTGCCCCTGGAGATGGTGCACGGCCTGCTCCGCATCAGCCTGCTCTACCTGGCTGGCGTGCTGGCAG GTTCCCTGACTGTCTCCATTACTGATATGCGGGCCCCCGTGGTGGGGGGCTCTGGCGGAGTCTACGCCCTGTGCTCGGCACACCTGGCCAATGTCGTCATG AACTGGGCTGGGATGAGGTGTCCCTACAAGCTGCTGAGAATGGTGCTGGCCCTGGTGTGCA TGAGCTCCGAGGTGGGCCGGGCTGTGTGGCTGCGCttctccccaccactgcctgCCTCGGGCCCACAGCCCAGCTTCATGGCGCACCTGGCTGGTGCAGTGGTGGGGGTCAGCATGGGCCTGACCATCCTGCGCAGCTATGAGGAGCGCCTCCGGGACCAGTGCGGCTGGTGGGTGGTGCTGCTTGCCTATGGCACCTTCCTGCTCTTCGCCATCTTCTGGAATATCTTCGCCTATGACCTGCTGGGCGCCCACATCCCCCCACCACCCTGA
- the RHBDL1 gene encoding rhomboid-related protein 1 isoform X3, translated as MSYPWIQPSWTCWWPWPRATSGARSATRSWWTWSVLQWISSKRSSSFKRAIANGQRALPRDGMLDEPGLGVYKRFVRYVAYEILPREVDRHWYFYRHRSCPPPVFMASVTLAQIIVFLCYGARLNKWVLQTYHPEYMKSPLVYHPGHRARAWRFLTYMFMHVGLEQLGFNALLQLMIGVPLEMVHGLLRISLLYLAGVLAGSLTVSITDMRAPVVGGSGGVYALCSAHLANVVMNWAGMRCPYKLLRMVLALVCMSSEVGRAVWLRFSPPLPASGPQPSFMAHLAGAVVGVSMGLTILRSYEERLRDQCGWWVVLLAYGTFLLFAIFWNIFAYDLLGAHIPPPP; from the exons ATGAGCTACCCCTGGATCCAGCCAAGCTGGACATGCTGGTGGCCCTGGCCCAGAGCAACGAGCGGGGCCAGGTCTGCTACCAGGAGCTGGTGGACCTGGTCAGTGCTACAGTGG atCAGCAGCAAGCGCTCCAGCAGCTTTAAACGGGCCATCGCCAATGGACAGCGGGCGCTGCCCCGGGACGGGATGCTAGATGAGCCAGGCCTGGGTGTCTATAAGCGGTTTGTGCGCTACGTGGCCTACGAGATCTTGCCCCGAGAGGTGGATCGCCATTGGTACTTCTACCGGCACCGAAGCTGCCCACCCCCTGTGTTTATGGCCTCCGTCACCCTGGCCCAG ATCATCGTGTTCCTGTGCTATGGGGCCCGCCTCAACAAGTGGGTGCTGCAGACCTACCACCCTGAGTACATGAAGAGCCCCCTTGTATACCACCCTGGCCACCGAGCCCGGGCCTGGCGCTTCCTCACCTACATGTTCATGCACGTCGG GCTGGAGCAGCTGGGGTTCAACGCACTCCTACAGCTAATGATTGGGGTGCCCCTGGAGATGGTGCACGGCCTGCTCCGCATCAGCCTGCTCTACCTGGCTGGCGTGCTGGCAG GTTCCCTGACTGTCTCCATTACTGATATGCGGGCCCCCGTGGTGGGGGGCTCTGGCGGAGTCTACGCCCTGTGCTCGGCACACCTGGCCAATGTCGTCATG AACTGGGCTGGGATGAGGTGTCCCTACAAGCTGCTGAGAATGGTGCTGGCCCTGGTGTGCA TGAGCTCCGAGGTGGGCCGGGCTGTGTGGCTGCGCttctccccaccactgcctgCCTCGGGCCCACAGCCCAGCTTCATGGCGCACCTGGCTGGTGCAGTGGTGGGGGTCAGCATGGGCCTGACCATCCTGCGCAGCTATGAGGAGCGCCTCCGGGACCAGTGCGGCTGGTGGGTGGTGCTGCTTGCCTATGGCACCTTCCTGCTCTTCGCCATCTTCTGGAATATCTTCGCCTATGACCTGCTGGGCGCCCACATCCCCCCACCACCCTGA
- the STUB1 gene encoding E3 ubiquitin-protein ligase CHIP isoform X1 has translation MKGKEEKEGGARLGAAGGSPEKSPSAQELKEQGNRLFVGRKYPEAAACYGRAITRNPLVAVYYTNRALCYLKMQQHEQALADCRRALELDGQSVKAHFFLGQCQLEMESYDEAIANLQRAYNLAKEQRLNFGDDIPSALRIAKKKRWNSIEERRIHQENELHSYLTRLIVAERERELEECQRNHEGDEDDGHIRAQQACIEAKHDKYLADMDELFSQVDEKRKKRDIPDYLCGKISFELMREPCITPSGITYDRKDIEEHLQRVGHFDPVTRSPLTQEQLIPNLAMKEVIDAFISENGWVEDY, from the exons ATGAAGGgcaaagaggagaaggagggcgGCGCGCGGCTGGGCGCCGCTGGCGGAAGCCCGGAGAAGAGCCCGAGTGCGCAGGAGCTCAAGGAGCAGGGCAACCGGCTCTTCGTGGGCCGCAAGTATCCGGAGGCGGCGGCCTGCTACGGCCGCGCCATC ACCCGGAATCCCCTGGTGGCAGTGTATTACACCAACCGGGCACTGTGCTACCTGAAGATGCAGCAGCACGAGCAGGCCCTGGCTGACTGCCGGCGTGCCCTGGAGCTGGACGGGCAGTCCGTGAAGGCACACTTCTTCCTGGGGCAGTGCCAGTTGGAGATGGAGAGCTACGATGAGGCGATTGCCAACCTGCAGCGAG CCTACAATCTAGCTAAGGAGCAGCGGCTCAACTTTGGGGACGACATCCCCAGTGCTCTGCGCATTGCCAAAAAGAAGCGCTGGAACAGCATCGAGGAGCGGCGCATTCACCAGGAGAACGAGCTGCACTCCTACCTCACACGACTCATTGTGGCTGAGCGTGAGAG GGAACTGGAAGAGTGTCAGCGGAACCACGAGGGTGATGAGGATGATGGCCACATCCGGGCCCAGCAGGCCTGCATCGAGGCCAAGCAC GACAAGTACTTAGCAGACATGGATGAGCTCTTCTCCCAGGTAGATGAGAAGAGAAAG AAGCGAGATATCCCTGACTATCTGTGTGGCAAAATCAGCTTTGAGTTGATGCGGGAGCCGTGCATCACACCTAGTGGCATCACCTATGACCGAAAGGACATTGAGGAGCACCTGCAG CGTGTGGGCCACTTTGACCCTGTGACCCGGAGCCCTCTGACCCAGGAACAGCTCATCCCCAACCTGGCCATGAAAGAGGTCATCGATGCGTTCATCTCTGAGAATGGCTGGGTGGAGGACTACTGA
- the STUB1 gene encoding E3 ubiquitin-protein ligase CHIP isoform X2 has product MKGKEEKEGGARLGAAGGSPEKSPSAQELKEQGNRLFVGRKYPEAAACYGRAIPGQGLGQRRQMQQHEQALADCRRALELDGQSVKAHFFLGQCQLEMESYDEAIANLQRAYNLAKEQRLNFGDDIPSALRIAKKKRWNSIEERRIHQENELHSYLTRLIVAERERELEECQRNHEGDEDDGHIRAQQACIEAKHDKYLADMDELFSQVDEKRKKRDIPDYLCGKISFELMREPCITPSGITYDRKDIEEHLQRVGHFDPVTRSPLTQEQLIPNLAMKEVIDAFISENGWVEDY; this is encoded by the exons ATGAAGGgcaaagaggagaaggagggcgGCGCGCGGCTGGGCGCCGCTGGCGGAAGCCCGGAGAAGAGCCCGAGTGCGCAGGAGCTCAAGGAGCAGGGCAACCGGCTCTTCGTGGGCCGCAAGTATCCGGAGGCGGCGGCCTGCTACGGCCGCGCCATC CCAGGACAGGGCCTGGGacagaggaggcag ATGCAGCAGCACGAGCAGGCCCTGGCTGACTGCCGGCGTGCCCTGGAGCTGGACGGGCAGTCCGTGAAGGCACACTTCTTCCTGGGGCAGTGCCAGTTGGAGATGGAGAGCTACGATGAGGCGATTGCCAACCTGCAGCGAG CCTACAATCTAGCTAAGGAGCAGCGGCTCAACTTTGGGGACGACATCCCCAGTGCTCTGCGCATTGCCAAAAAGAAGCGCTGGAACAGCATCGAGGAGCGGCGCATTCACCAGGAGAACGAGCTGCACTCCTACCTCACACGACTCATTGTGGCTGAGCGTGAGAG GGAACTGGAAGAGTGTCAGCGGAACCACGAGGGTGATGAGGATGATGGCCACATCCGGGCCCAGCAGGCCTGCATCGAGGCCAAGCAC GACAAGTACTTAGCAGACATGGATGAGCTCTTCTCCCAGGTAGATGAGAAGAGAAAG AAGCGAGATATCCCTGACTATCTGTGTGGCAAAATCAGCTTTGAGTTGATGCGGGAGCCGTGCATCACACCTAGTGGCATCACCTATGACCGAAAGGACATTGAGGAGCACCTGCAG CGTGTGGGCCACTTTGACCCTGTGACCCGGAGCCCTCTGACCCAGGAACAGCTCATCCCCAACCTGGCCATGAAAGAGGTCATCGATGCGTTCATCTCTGAGAATGGCTGGGTGGAGGACTACTGA
- the STUB1 gene encoding E3 ubiquitin-protein ligase CHIP isoform X3, with product MSLTSTMDPKPGQGLGQRRQMQQHEQALADCRRALELDGQSVKAHFFLGQCQLEMESYDEAIANLQRAYNLAKEQRLNFGDDIPSALRIAKKKRWNSIEERRIHQENELHSYLTRLIVAERERELEECQRNHEGDEDDGHIRAQQACIEAKHDKYLADMDELFSQVDEKRKKRDIPDYLCGKISFELMREPCITPSGITYDRKDIEEHLQRVGHFDPVTRSPLTQEQLIPNLAMKEVIDAFISENGWVEDY from the exons ATGTCTTTGACTTCAACCATGGACCCCAAGCCAGGACAGGGCCTGGGacagaggaggcag ATGCAGCAGCACGAGCAGGCCCTGGCTGACTGCCGGCGTGCCCTGGAGCTGGACGGGCAGTCCGTGAAGGCACACTTCTTCCTGGGGCAGTGCCAGTTGGAGATGGAGAGCTACGATGAGGCGATTGCCAACCTGCAGCGAG CCTACAATCTAGCTAAGGAGCAGCGGCTCAACTTTGGGGACGACATCCCCAGTGCTCTGCGCATTGCCAAAAAGAAGCGCTGGAACAGCATCGAGGAGCGGCGCATTCACCAGGAGAACGAGCTGCACTCCTACCTCACACGACTCATTGTGGCTGAGCGTGAGAG GGAACTGGAAGAGTGTCAGCGGAACCACGAGGGTGATGAGGATGATGGCCACATCCGGGCCCAGCAGGCCTGCATCGAGGCCAAGCAC GACAAGTACTTAGCAGACATGGATGAGCTCTTCTCCCAGGTAGATGAGAAGAGAAAG AAGCGAGATATCCCTGACTATCTGTGTGGCAAAATCAGCTTTGAGTTGATGCGGGAGCCGTGCATCACACCTAGTGGCATCACCTATGACCGAAAGGACATTGAGGAGCACCTGCAG CGTGTGGGCCACTTTGACCCTGTGACCCGGAGCCCTCTGACCCAGGAACAGCTCATCCCCAACCTGGCCATGAAAGAGGTCATCGATGCGTTCATCTCTGAGAATGGCTGGGTGGAGGACTACTGA
- the JMJD8 gene encoding jmjC domain-containing protein 8 isoform X2 — protein MAPKARPLLLLVLWMLPAPAQPGPGNENDGGWQRRGAGAPAAVAEEERCTVERRADLSYAEFMQHYAFSRPVILLGLTDNSRFRALCSRERLLASFGNNVVRLSTANTYSYQKVDVRFQEYVEQLLHPQDPTSLGNDTLYFFGDNNFTEWASLFRHYIPPPFSLLGTTPAYSFGIAGTGSGVPFHWHGPGFSEVIYGRKRWFLYPPEKTPEFHPNKTTLAWLQDTYPTLTPSTRPLECTIQAGEVLYFPDRWWHATLNLDTSVFISTFLS, from the exons ATGGCGCCGAAGGCGCGTCCTCTCTTGCTGCTTGTGCTCTGGATGCTGCCGGCTCCTGCCCAGCCCGGCCCCGGAAATGAGAACGATGGAGGGTG GCAGCGGCGCGGAGCCGGGGCGCCGGCGGCCGTAGCGGAAGAAGAGCGTTGCACAGTAGAGCGCCGGGCTGACCTCAGCTACGCCGAGTTCATGCAGCA CTACGCCTTCTCCAGACCTGTCATTCTGCTGGGGCTGACGGACAATTCA AGGTTCCGGGCTCTGTGTTCCCGCGAAAGGCTGCTGGCCTCATTTGGGAACAACGTGGTACGCCTGAGCACCGCCAATACTTACTCCTACCAGAAAG TGGACGTACGCTTCCAGGAGTATGTGGAGCAGCTGCTGCACCCCCAGGATCCTACCTCCCTGGGCAATG ATACCCTGTACTTCTTTGGGGACAACAATTTCACTGAATGGGCGTCACTCTTTCGGCACTACATTCCACCCCCATTCAGTCTGCTGGGTACCACTCCTGCTTACAGCTTTGGGATCGCAG GGACCGGCTCTGGGGTGCCCTTCCACTGGCACGGGCCTGGCTTCTCAGAAGTGATCTACGGACGCAAG CGCTGGTTCCTGTATCCCCCTGAGAAGACACCTGAGTTCCACCCCAACAAGACAACTCTGGCCTGGCTCCAGGATACCTACCCCACCCTGACACCATCTACACGGCCCTTGGAGTGCACCATCCAGGCTGGCGAG GTTCTGTATTTCCCTGACCGATGGTGGCATGCCACACTCAACCTCGACACCAGTGTTTTCATCTCTACCTTCCTCAGCTAG
- the JMJD8 gene encoding jmjC domain-containing protein 8 isoform X1: MAPKARPLLLLVLWMLPAPAQPGPGNENDGGWQRRGAGAPAAVAEEERCTVERRADLSYAEFMQHYAFSRPVILLGLTDNSRFRALCSRERLLASFGNNVVRLSTANTYSYQKVDVRFQEYVEQLLHPQDPTSLGNDTLYFFGDNNFTEWASLFRHYIPPPFSLLGTTPAYSFGIAGTGSGVPFHWHGPGFSEVIYGRKRWFLYPPEKTPEFHPNKTTLAWLQDTYPTLTPSTRPLECTIQAGEVSGWQEGVSLSWTEDPLLIPAPHPIQVLYFPDRWWHATLNLDTSVFISTFLS, from the exons ATGGCGCCGAAGGCGCGTCCTCTCTTGCTGCTTGTGCTCTGGATGCTGCCGGCTCCTGCCCAGCCCGGCCCCGGAAATGAGAACGATGGAGGGTG GCAGCGGCGCGGAGCCGGGGCGCCGGCGGCCGTAGCGGAAGAAGAGCGTTGCACAGTAGAGCGCCGGGCTGACCTCAGCTACGCCGAGTTCATGCAGCA CTACGCCTTCTCCAGACCTGTCATTCTGCTGGGGCTGACGGACAATTCA AGGTTCCGGGCTCTGTGTTCCCGCGAAAGGCTGCTGGCCTCATTTGGGAACAACGTGGTACGCCTGAGCACCGCCAATACTTACTCCTACCAGAAAG TGGACGTACGCTTCCAGGAGTATGTGGAGCAGCTGCTGCACCCCCAGGATCCTACCTCCCTGGGCAATG ATACCCTGTACTTCTTTGGGGACAACAATTTCACTGAATGGGCGTCACTCTTTCGGCACTACATTCCACCCCCATTCAGTCTGCTGGGTACCACTCCTGCTTACAGCTTTGGGATCGCAG GGACCGGCTCTGGGGTGCCCTTCCACTGGCACGGGCCTGGCTTCTCAGAAGTGATCTACGGACGCAAG CGCTGGTTCCTGTATCCCCCTGAGAAGACACCTGAGTTCCACCCCAACAAGACAACTCTGGCCTGGCTCCAGGATACCTACCCCACCCTGACACCATCTACACGGCCCTTGGAGTGCACCATCCAGGCTGGCGAGGTCAGTGGCTGGCAGGAGGGAGTCAGCCTGAGTTGGACTGAGGACCCTTTACTAATCCCTGCGCCCCACCCCATCCAGGTTCTGTATTTCCCTGACCGATGGTGGCATGCCACACTCAACCTCGACACCAGTGTTTTCATCTCTACCTTCCTCAGCTAG